In Quercus robur chromosome 11, dhQueRobu3.1, whole genome shotgun sequence, the following proteins share a genomic window:
- the LOC126707439 gene encoding dolichyl-diphosphooligosaccharide--protein glycosyltransferase 48 kDa subunit, with protein sequence MSKLLIFLTLIPLLPILTTSFSPENPSGRRVLVLLDDLALKSSHSVFFNSLQSRGFDLDFKLADDPKIGLHRYGQYLYDGLILFCPTTERFGGSIDLAAILDFVDSGHDLIIAADSNASDLIREIATESGVDFDEDPAALVIDHSSYAVSNTEGDHTLIASDEYIKSDVILGSKKIEAPVLFQGIGHSLNPSNSLVLKVLSASPSAYSSNPKSKLSNPPSLTGSAISLVSIVQARNNARILISGSLSMFSNRFFRSEVQKAGSPTKHEKSGNEQFLTELSKWVFHERGHLKAMNVRHHKAGEADEPTIYRVNDDLEYSVEIYEWSGASWEPYVADDVQVQFYMMSPYVLKNLSTDKKGSYFTAFKVPDVYGVFQFKVEYQRLGYTSLSLSKQIPVRPFKHNEYERFIPAAYPYYGAAFSMMTGFFIFTAVHLYSK encoded by the exons ATGTCGAAGCTCCTCATATTCCTAACCCTAATTCCTCTCCTCCCAATTCTCACCACCTCCTTCTCTCCCGAAAACCCTTCGGGTCGCCGAGTCCTCGTCTTGCTCGACGACCTCGCCCTCAAATCCTCGCACTCCGTCTTCTTCAACTCCCTCCAGTCCCGCGGATTCGACCTCGATTTCAAGCTCGCCGATGATCCCAAGATCGGCCTCCACCGTTACGGCCAGTACCTATACGATGGCTTGATCTTGTTTTGCCCCACCACCGAGC GTTTTGGAGGATCCATTGATTTGGCAGCTATACTGGATTTTGTTGATTCGGGTCATGATTTGATTATTGCGGCCGATTCTAATGCATCTGATTTGATCAGAGAAATTGCCACTGAAAGTGGAGTTGATTTTGATGAG GACCCTGCTGCCCTGGTTATTGATCACAGCAGCTATGCTGTTTCAAACACTGAAGGAGACCATACATTGATTGCTAGTGATGAGTACATCAAGTCTGATGTAATTTTGGGAAGCAAGAAAATTGAG GCTCCTGTACTTTTTCAAGGAATAGGCCACTCATTAAATCCTTCCAATAGCCTG GTGCTGAAAGTTCTTTCAGCTTCTCCTTCAGCATATTCTTCTAATCCAAAATCCAAGCTATCAAATCCTCCATCACTTACTGGATCTGCTATCTCTTTAGTTTCTATTGTGCAG GCTAGAAACAATGCTCGGATTTTAATCTCTGGCTCGTTAAGTATGTTCAGCAATCG ATTCTTCAGATCTGAGGTGCAGAAGGCTGGGAGTCCAACCAA ACATGAGAAATCGGGTAATGAGCAGTTTTTGACTGAACTTAGCAAATGGGTTTTCCATGAAAGAGGTCATCTCAAG GCTATGAATGTAAGACACCACAAAGCTGGAGAGGCCGATGAACCTACCATCTATAGGGTCAACGACGACTTG GAATATTCGGTTGAGATTTATGAGTGGTCTGGTGCAAGTTGGGAACCATATGTGGCTGACGATGTTCAAGTCCAGTTTTACATGATGAGTCCCTATGTTCTGAAGAATCTATCAACTGACAAGAAG GGTAGTTATTTTACAGCATTTAAGGTTCCAGATGTTTATGGGGTTTTCCAGTTCAAGGTTGAGTACCAAAGGCTTGGATACACAAGCTTATCCCTGTCAAAGCAG ATTCCAGTCCGACCCTTTAAGCACAATGAATATGAAAGATTTATACCAGCAGCCTATCCATATTATGGAGCAGCATTTTCAATG ATGACAGGTTTCTTCATCTTCACTGCTGTCCACCTATACAGCAAGTAG